Genomic segment of Bacteroides stercoris ATCC 43183:
GAAAGACGAGCATTATACCACTCCTTTGGAAGTACCTTTCATCACGCACTGGCTGCACAACATGACGCACGACCAGGTGCTGGACATGCTGAAGTACCTCGGTATGGGCAACCGTCCCGAAGACAAGGTGAAGGTAATCTTCGTTCCCTGCTATCTGGACGGTAAGGACGGCATTCTCAACAAGCATTATTACGACCTGATACTGGGAGAGGACCTCAGCGTTTATCCCTCTTACTATGAGCCGTGGGGATATACCCCGTTGGAGAGCGTGGCTTTCCGCGTGCCCACCATTACGACCGACCTTGCCGGCTTCGGACTTTGGGTGAACAGCCTGAAGAACCAGCACGGTATCAACGATGGAGTAGAGGTGCTGCACCGTTCGGACTATAACTATTCCGAAGTGGCGGACGGTATCAAGGATACCATAACTTTGTTCTCTACAAAGACAGATGCGGAAATCAAAGAAATCCGTAAGCGTGCCGCCCAAGTGGCAGAGCAGGCCTTATGGAAGCATTTCATACAATATTATTATGAAGCCTACGACCTTGCGTTGCGCAATGCGATGAAGCGTCAGTTGGGCTGATAAAAAGAATTATATTAATCAATCAAGTAATCATACAATGAAGATTAAAGTTAGTAATGTAAACACTCCGAACTGGAAAGATGTGAACGTTAAATCTCACATCCCCGCTGAATTGGAGAAGTTATCCGAACTTGCACGTAACATTTGGTGGTCATGGAACTTTGAAGCCACCGAACTGTTTAGAGACCTTGACCCTGCTCTTTGGAAAGAAGTAGGACAGAACCCTGTTCTGCTGTTGGAACGTATGAGCTATGCCAAGCTTGAGGCGCTTGCTGAAGATAAGGTTATTTTGCGCAGAATGGAAGATGTATATTCCAAGTTCCGCAATTACATGGATGTAAAACCCGACAGCAATCGTCCTTCCGTTGCATATTTCAGTATGGAATACGGTTTGAATCATGTACTTAAGATATATTCCGGTGGTCTGGGCGTACTTGCCGGCGACTATTTGAAAGAGGCTTCCGACAGCAACGTAGACTTGTGTGCCGTAGGTTTCCTGTACCGTTACGGTTATTTCACCCAAACCTTGTCTATGGACGGACAGCAGATTGCCAACTACGAAGCCCAGAACTTCGGCCAGTTGCCTCTCGACCGCGTATTGGACGAAAACGGAAAGCAGGTTGTAGTCGATGTTCCTTACCTGGATTACTACGTACATGCTTATCTTTGGAGAGTGAACGTAGGCCGTATCTCCCTTTATCTGCTCGATACGGACAACGAGATGAACAGCGAGTTCGACCGTTCCATCACTCACCAGCTTTACGGCGGCGACTGGGAGAACCGTTTGAAGCAGGAAATCCTGCTCGGTATCGGCGGTATCCTTACCTTGAAGAAGCTGGGTATCAAGAAAGACGTATATCACTGCAACGAAGGCCACGCAGCGTTGATTAACGTACAGCGCATCTGCGACTACGTAGCCGAAGGTCTGACCTACGACCAGGCTATCGAGCTGGTACGCGCCTCTTCTCTGTACACCGTACACACTCCGGTTCCTGCCGGCCACGACTACTTCGACGAAGGTCTCTTCGGCAAGTACATGGGCGGTTATCCTGCCCGTATGGGTATCACTTGGGACGACCTCATGGACCTCGGCCGCAACAACCCCGGCGACAAGGGCGAGCGTTTCTGCATGTCCGTATTTGCCTGCAACACTTCTCAGGAAGTGAACGGTGTAAGCTGGTTGCACGGAAAGGTTTCCCAGGAGATGTTTGCTCCCATCTGGAAAGGTTACTTCCCGGAAGAAATGCACGTGGGCTACGTCACCAATGGTGTACACTTCCCCACATGGAGCGCAACGGAGTGGAAGCAGCTCTATGCCAAGCACTTCGATGAAAACTTCTGGTACGACCAGTCCAATCCTAAGATTTGGGAAGCTATCTACAGCGTACCCGACGAAGAGATCTGGAAGACGCGCATGGCCATGAAGAACAAACTGATTGACTACGTCCGTAAGGAATACCGCAAGACATGGCTGAACAACCAGGGAGACCCCTCACGTGTTGTGTCTCTGCTGGACAAG
This window contains:
- a CDS encoding glycosyltransferase family 1 protein — its product is MKIKVSNVNTPNWKDVNVKSHIPAELEKLSELARNIWWSWNFEATELFRDLDPALWKEVGQNPVLLLERMSYAKLEALAEDKVILRRMEDVYSKFRNYMDVKPDSNRPSVAYFSMEYGLNHVLKIYSGGLGVLAGDYLKEASDSNVDLCAVGFLYRYGYFTQTLSMDGQQIANYEAQNFGQLPLDRVLDENGKQVVVDVPYLDYYVHAYLWRVNVGRISLYLLDTDNEMNSEFDRSITHQLYGGDWENRLKQEILLGIGGILTLKKLGIKKDVYHCNEGHAALINVQRICDYVAEGLTYDQAIELVRASSLYTVHTPVPAGHDYFDEGLFGKYMGGYPARMGITWDDLMDLGRNNPGDKGERFCMSVFACNTSQEVNGVSWLHGKVSQEMFAPIWKGYFPEEMHVGYVTNGVHFPTWSATEWKQLYAKHFDENFWYDQSNPKIWEAIYSVPDEEIWKTRMAMKNKLIDYVRKEYRKTWLNNQGDPSRVVSLLDKINPNALLIGFGRRFATYKRAHLLFTDLDRLSKIVNNPDYPVQFLFTGKAHPHDGAGQGLIKRIIEISRRPEFLGKIIFLENYDMQLARRLVSGVDIWLNTPTRPLEASGTSGEKALMNGVVNFSVLDGWWLEGYREGAGWALTEKRTYQNQEYQDQLDAATIYSILEQEILPLYYARNKKGYSEGWIRTIKNSIAQIAPHYTMKRQLDDYYSKFYTKEAKRFKALAANNYAKAKELAAWKEEVVAKWDSIEVVSCEKTEELVKGSLESGKEYTITYVIDEKGLDDAIGLELVTTYTAQDGKQHVYSVAPFEVVKKEGDLYTFRATHKLENAGSFKVAYRMFPKNAELPHRQDFCYVRWFI